Proteins encoded within one genomic window of Chiloscyllium punctatum isolate Juve2018m chromosome 7, sChiPun1.3, whole genome shotgun sequence:
- the prpf38b gene encoding pre-mRNA-splicing factor 38B isoform X2: MGLITHTDSPYIRGLGFMYIRYTQPPADLWDWYEPFLDDEEELDVKAGGGCVMTIGEMIRSFLTKLEWFSTLFPRIPVPVQKNLDQYLKTRPRKIAKKDGKDSMEEPERLSERRHSRSPRRSLTPRKSPRRSRSRSRHREGHGSFGFDKELERERERQKREREQIKDRERSEKDRHKSRSTDRGLDRRRSRSRDHHRSRSRDKRSTKKDREREKENERSRRRDKDYEKDKERVSDRDRDRNVEKDSERSRDRDKRSQSKTEDRKRKEEKREKDEKRHKDDKKDSKKDKRHSRSRSREKRHRSNSPGRGHVSKRSRSKSKEKSKHRNEHKEKSNKRSISRERTDENNGERIKKQRSHSKEKAHKRSQSKERSHKQGHSDGKDHSSKLSRRSLSTERENKSNAEGLLQGNTTDND, translated from the exons ATGGGTCTaataacacacactgactctccgtaCATCCGAGGTTTGGGATTCATGTATATTCG GTACACACAGCCCCCAGCTGATTTGTGGGATTGGTATGAACCTTTTTTAGATGATGAAGAG GAGCTAGATGTAAAGGCTGGTGGAGGATGCGTCATGACAATAGGAGAGATGATTCGTTCCTTCCTTACTAAACTAGAATGGTTCTCTACCTTATTTCCAAGAATTCCAGTTCCTGTTCAAAAGAATTTGGACCAGTATCTTAAAACTCGACCAAGGAAGATTGCCAAAAAAGATGGGAAGGATAGCATGGAAGAGCCAGAGCGCCTTTCAGAGCGTAGACATTCAAG GTCACCAAGAAGATCTCTTACTCCTCGTAAATCTCCTAGACGATCTAGAAGCAGAAGCCGTCATAGAGAAGGCCATGGCTCTTTTGGTTTTGATaaggaattagagagagagagagaacgacagaAAAGGGAACGAGAACAGATAAAAGACAGAGAGCGAAGTGAGAAGGATAGACATAAATCTAGAAGCACCGACCGAGGTTTAGACCGTAGGCGGAGCAGAAGCAGAGACCACCACAGAAGTCGCAGTAGAGATAAAAGAAGTACTaaaaaagatagagagagggagaaggaaaatGAAAGAAGTAGAAGGCGAGACAAAGATTATGAAAAGGACAAAGAAAGAGTGAGTGATCGAGACAGGGACAGAAATGTTGAGAAAGATTCTGAGAGATCAAGAGACCGGGATAAAAGAAGTCAATCAAAGACTGAAGACAGAAAACGtaaggaagaaaaaagagaaaaagatgaaaaaagacaCAAGGATGATAAAAAGGATTCAAAAAAAGATAAAAGGCATAGTAGAAGCAGGAGCAGAGAGAAAAGACACAGAAGCAATAGTCCTGGTAGGGGTCATGTCAGCAAACGTAGTAGAAGCAAAAGCAAAGAGAAATCTAAACATCGAAATGAACATAAAGAAAAATCAAATAAAAGAAGCATTAGCAGAGAAAGGACTGATGAGAATAATGGTGAACGGATAAAGAAACAGCGTAGTCATAGCAAAGAGAAAGCTCACAAACGCAGTCAAAGTAAAGAACGATCTCACAAGCAAGGTCACAGTGATGGTAAGGACCATTCAAGCAAACTAAGCCGCCGAAGTCTCagtacagaaagagagaacaaaaGCAATGCAGAAGGACTATTGCAAGGCAATACCACTGACAATGACTGA
- the prpf38b gene encoding pre-mRNA-splicing factor 38B isoform X4, with protein MTIGEMIRSFLTKLEWFSTLFPRIPVPVQKNLDQYLKTRPRKIAKKDGKDSMEEPERLSERRHSRSPRRSLTPRKSPRRSRSRSRHREGHGSFGFDKELERERERQKREREQIKDRERSEKDRHKSRSTDRGLDRRRSRSRDHHRSRSRDKRSTKKDREREKENERSRRRDKDYEKDKERVSDRDRDRNVEKDSERSRDRDKRSQSKTEDRKRKEEKREKDEKRHKDDKKDSKKDKRHSRSRSREKRHRSNSPGRGHVSKRSRSKSKEKSKHRNEHKEKSNKRSISRERTDENNGERIKKQRSHSKEKAHKRSQSKERSHKQGHSDGKDHSSKLSRRSLSTERENKSNAEGLLQGNTTDND; from the exons ATGACAATAGGAGAGATGATTCGTTCCTTCCTTACTAAACTAGAATGGTTCTCTACCTTATTTCCAAGAATTCCAGTTCCTGTTCAAAAGAATTTGGACCAGTATCTTAAAACTCGACCAAGGAAGATTGCCAAAAAAGATGGGAAGGATAGCATGGAAGAGCCAGAGCGCCTTTCAGAGCGTAGACATTCAAG GTCACCAAGAAGATCTCTTACTCCTCGTAAATCTCCTAGACGATCTAGAAGCAGAAGCCGTCATAGAGAAGGCCATGGCTCTTTTGGTTTTGATaaggaattagagagagagagagaacgacagaAAAGGGAACGAGAACAGATAAAAGACAGAGAGCGAAGTGAGAAGGATAGACATAAATCTAGAAGCACCGACCGAGGTTTAGACCGTAGGCGGAGCAGAAGCAGAGACCACCACAGAAGTCGCAGTAGAGATAAAAGAAGTACTaaaaaagatagagagagggagaaggaaaatGAAAGAAGTAGAAGGCGAGACAAAGATTATGAAAAGGACAAAGAAAGAGTGAGTGATCGAGACAGGGACAGAAATGTTGAGAAAGATTCTGAGAGATCAAGAGACCGGGATAAAAGAAGTCAATCAAAGACTGAAGACAGAAAACGtaaggaagaaaaaagagaaaaagatgaaaaaagacaCAAGGATGATAAAAAGGATTCAAAAAAAGATAAAAGGCATAGTAGAAGCAGGAGCAGAGAGAAAAGACACAGAAGCAATAGTCCTGGTAGGGGTCATGTCAGCAAACGTAGTAGAAGCAAAAGCAAAGAGAAATCTAAACATCGAAATGAACATAAAGAAAAATCAAATAAAAGAAGCATTAGCAGAGAAAGGACTGATGAGAATAATGGTGAACGGATAAAGAAACAGCGTAGTCATAGCAAAGAGAAAGCTCACAAACGCAGTCAAAGTAAAGAACGATCTCACAAGCAAGGTCACAGTGATGGTAAGGACCATTCAAGCAAACTAAGCCGCCGAAGTCTCagtacagaaagagagaacaaaaGCAATGCAGAAGGACTATTGCAAGGCAATACCACTGACAATGACTGA
- the prpf38b gene encoding pre-mRNA-splicing factor 38B isoform X3, translated as MCELDVKAGGGCVMTIGEMIRSFLTKLEWFSTLFPRIPVPVQKNLDQYLKTRPRKIAKKDGKDSMEEPERLSERRHSRSPRRSLTPRKSPRRSRSRSRHREGHGSFGFDKELERERERQKREREQIKDRERSEKDRHKSRSTDRGLDRRRSRSRDHHRSRSRDKRSTKKDREREKENERSRRRDKDYEKDKERVSDRDRDRNVEKDSERSRDRDKRSQSKTEDRKRKEEKREKDEKRHKDDKKDSKKDKRHSRSRSREKRHRSNSPGRGHVSKRSRSKSKEKSKHRNEHKEKSNKRSISRERTDENNGERIKKQRSHSKEKAHKRSQSKERSHKQGHSDGKDHSSKLSRRSLSTERENKSNAEGLLQGNTTDND; from the exons atgtgt GAGCTAGATGTAAAGGCTGGTGGAGGATGCGTCATGACAATAGGAGAGATGATTCGTTCCTTCCTTACTAAACTAGAATGGTTCTCTACCTTATTTCCAAGAATTCCAGTTCCTGTTCAAAAGAATTTGGACCAGTATCTTAAAACTCGACCAAGGAAGATTGCCAAAAAAGATGGGAAGGATAGCATGGAAGAGCCAGAGCGCCTTTCAGAGCGTAGACATTCAAG GTCACCAAGAAGATCTCTTACTCCTCGTAAATCTCCTAGACGATCTAGAAGCAGAAGCCGTCATAGAGAAGGCCATGGCTCTTTTGGTTTTGATaaggaattagagagagagagagaacgacagaAAAGGGAACGAGAACAGATAAAAGACAGAGAGCGAAGTGAGAAGGATAGACATAAATCTAGAAGCACCGACCGAGGTTTAGACCGTAGGCGGAGCAGAAGCAGAGACCACCACAGAAGTCGCAGTAGAGATAAAAGAAGTACTaaaaaagatagagagagggagaaggaaaatGAAAGAAGTAGAAGGCGAGACAAAGATTATGAAAAGGACAAAGAAAGAGTGAGTGATCGAGACAGGGACAGAAATGTTGAGAAAGATTCTGAGAGATCAAGAGACCGGGATAAAAGAAGTCAATCAAAGACTGAAGACAGAAAACGtaaggaagaaaaaagagaaaaagatgaaaaaagacaCAAGGATGATAAAAAGGATTCAAAAAAAGATAAAAGGCATAGTAGAAGCAGGAGCAGAGAGAAAAGACACAGAAGCAATAGTCCTGGTAGGGGTCATGTCAGCAAACGTAGTAGAAGCAAAAGCAAAGAGAAATCTAAACATCGAAATGAACATAAAGAAAAATCAAATAAAAGAAGCATTAGCAGAGAAAGGACTGATGAGAATAATGGTGAACGGATAAAGAAACAGCGTAGTCATAGCAAAGAGAAAGCTCACAAACGCAGTCAAAGTAAAGAACGATCTCACAAGCAAGGTCACAGTGATGGTAAGGACCATTCAAGCAAACTAAGCCGCCGAAGTCTCagtacagaaagagagaacaaaaGCAATGCAGAAGGACTATTGCAAGGCAATACCACTGACAATGACTGA